In a genomic window of Streptomyces sp. NBC_01231:
- a CDS encoding FAD binding domain-containing protein translates to MDFLRPASWEEALAAKAEHPTAVPIAGGTDVMVEINFDHRRPEYLLDLNRVGDLYEWEVGEESVRLGASVPYSAIMDRLRAELPGLALASHTVASPQIRNRGGVGGNLGTASPAGDAHPALLAAGAEVEVESVRGSRLIPIDAFYTGVKRNALAADELIRAVHIRKADGPQQFSKVGTRNAMVIAVCAFGIALHPSSRTVRTGIGSAAPTPVRAKAAEEFLNAALEEGGFWDNGKIITPSVAKQFADLCAGACNPIDDVRGTASYRRHAVGIMARRTLTWTWESYRGTAATTEGVA, encoded by the coding sequence ATGGACTTCCTTCGCCCCGCCAGCTGGGAGGAGGCGCTCGCCGCGAAGGCCGAGCACCCCACCGCTGTGCCGATCGCGGGCGGCACCGACGTGATGGTCGAGATCAACTTCGACCACCGCCGGCCCGAGTACCTGCTCGACCTGAACCGTGTCGGCGACCTCTACGAGTGGGAGGTCGGCGAGGAGAGTGTGCGGCTCGGCGCCTCCGTCCCGTACTCGGCGATCATGGATCGGCTGCGCGCCGAGCTGCCGGGCCTGGCCCTCGCCTCGCACACCGTCGCCTCCCCGCAGATCCGCAACCGCGGGGGCGTCGGCGGCAACCTCGGCACCGCCTCCCCGGCCGGTGACGCCCACCCCGCGCTGCTGGCGGCCGGCGCGGAGGTCGAGGTGGAGTCCGTACGGGGATCGCGGCTGATCCCGATCGACGCGTTCTACACCGGAGTGAAGCGCAACGCGCTCGCCGCCGACGAGCTGATCCGGGCCGTTCACATCAGGAAGGCGGACGGCCCGCAGCAGTTCTCCAAGGTCGGTACGCGCAACGCCATGGTCATCGCGGTGTGCGCCTTCGGGATCGCGCTGCATCCGTCCTCGCGCACGGTCCGTACCGGCATCGGCTCGGCCGCCCCGACCCCCGTCCGGGCGAAGGCCGCGGAGGAGTTCCTGAACGCGGCGCTCGAAGAGGGCGGCTTCTGGGACAACGGAAAGATCATCACCCCGTCCGTCGCCAAGCAGTTCGCGGACCTGTGCGCGGGCGCCTGCAACCCGATCGACGACGTCCGGGGCACCGCGAGCTATCGCCGCCACGCGGTCGGCATCATGGCCCGCCGCACCCTGACCTGGACCTGGGAGTCGTACCGCGGTACCGCCGCCACCACGGAGGGAGTCGCGTAA
- a CDS encoding PucR family transcriptional regulator ligand-binding domain-containing protein, which translates to MRLRALLDTDALGLRLLGGEDELDRTVRGVMTTDLRDPSRYLSGGELVLTGLAWRRDASDSEPFVRILVQAGVAAVAAGEAELGNVPDDLVLACARHRLPLFAVHESVAFATITEHVVRQVSGERAGDLAAVVDRHRRMMTAGPAGGGPDVVLDLLGSDLDLRAWVLSPAGRLIAGPKVGGPALPADVCARLAAEHLAAARTGRRGPHRVTLGSATYSLFAVRSSGRSPQGPRDVRETMLSEWLLAVEADTGDWPEERLDLVYGVTQLIAVERDRRDAARTVRRRLAQEILELVQTGAAPPEIAARLRVAAPVLLPGLGTAPHWQVVVARVEWQGGDLEGGPVAQSLLEEILVDPHATGPEPSDRIAVAHTGDEAIALVPLPAVSSEHDGSETGILADALLESVRDPLSAGLDEDGRVTLGVSASVHSAEGLRGALEEARHARRVAAARSGRVCAAGHQELASHVLLLPFVPDDVRRAFTARLLDPLRDYDRRHRAELIPTLEAFLDCDGSWTRCASRLHLHVNTLRYRVGRIEQLTSRDLSRLEDKLDFFLALRMS; encoded by the coding sequence ATGCGGCTGCGCGCACTGCTGGACACCGACGCGCTGGGCCTGCGGCTGCTCGGCGGCGAGGACGAGCTGGATCGCACCGTGCGGGGTGTGATGACCACCGACCTCCGGGACCCCAGCCGCTATCTCTCGGGCGGGGAACTGGTGCTCACGGGCCTGGCCTGGCGCCGGGACGCGTCGGACTCCGAGCCGTTCGTACGGATCCTGGTGCAGGCCGGGGTGGCCGCCGTGGCCGCCGGCGAGGCCGAACTGGGGAACGTCCCGGACGACCTGGTCCTCGCGTGCGCCCGCCACCGCCTCCCGCTCTTCGCCGTGCACGAGTCGGTGGCCTTCGCGACGATCACCGAGCACGTCGTGCGGCAGGTCTCCGGCGAGCGGGCCGGTGACCTCGCGGCCGTGGTCGACCGGCACCGCCGGATGATGACCGCCGGACCGGCGGGCGGCGGCCCGGACGTGGTCCTGGACCTGCTCGGTTCGGACCTGGATCTGCGGGCCTGGGTGCTGTCCCCGGCCGGCCGCCTGATCGCCGGCCCCAAGGTCGGCGGCCCCGCCCTGCCCGCCGACGTGTGCGCGCGGCTCGCGGCCGAGCACCTGGCAGCCGCCCGTACGGGCCGACGCGGCCCGCACCGCGTCACCCTCGGCTCCGCCACCTACTCCCTGTTCGCGGTCCGCAGCAGCGGTCGCTCCCCGCAAGGTCCCCGGGACGTCCGCGAGACGATGCTGTCGGAGTGGCTGCTGGCCGTGGAGGCGGACACCGGGGACTGGCCGGAGGAACGCCTGGACCTGGTGTACGGCGTCACCCAGCTGATCGCGGTGGAACGGGACCGCCGGGACGCGGCCCGCACGGTCCGCCGCCGACTGGCCCAGGAGATCCTGGAGCTGGTACAGACGGGCGCGGCGCCCCCCGAGATCGCGGCGCGGCTGCGGGTGGCCGCCCCCGTGCTGCTGCCCGGCCTGGGCACGGCGCCGCACTGGCAGGTGGTCGTGGCGCGCGTCGAATGGCAGGGCGGCGACCTGGAAGGCGGCCCGGTGGCCCAGTCCCTGCTGGAGGAGATCCTGGTCGACCCGCACGCCACCGGCCCCGAGCCCTCCGACCGTATCGCCGTGGCCCACACGGGTGACGAGGCGATCGCCCTGGTCCCCCTTCCGGCGGTCTCCTCGGAGCACGACGGCTCGGAGACCGGCATCCTCGCCGACGCCCTGCTGGAGTCCGTACGGGACCCGCTGTCGGCCGGCCTCGACGAGGACGGCCGGGTCACCCTCGGGGTCAGCGCGTCCGTCCACTCGGCGGAGGGGCTGCGCGGCGCCCTGGAGGAGGCCCGGCACGCTCGCCGGGTGGCCGCCGCCCGCTCGGGCCGGGTCTGCGCGGCCGGCCACCAGGAGCTGGCCTCCCACGTCCTGCTGCTGCCCTTCGTCCCCGACGACGTCCGCCGCGCCTTCACCGCCCGCCTCCTGGACCCGCTGCGCGACTACGACCGCCGCCACCGCGCCGAGCTGATCCCCACCCTGGAGGCCTTCCTCGACTGCGACGGCTCCTGGACCCGCTGCGCAAGCCGTCTGCACCTGCACGTCAACACGCTGCGCTACCGGGTCGGACGGATCGAGCAGTTGACGAGCCGCGACCTGTCCCGCCTCGAGGACAAGCTCGACTTCTTCCTGGCACTGCGCATGAGCTGA